The genome window CTTCGTGATCTGTGGGCTCCCGGGCGGCGGCGACCAGCCCGGCGACCCCGTCAACTCGTGCAGTGGGAGGTAGGTGAGGGCCGATGGTCTCCAAGCGCGTGCTCGTCAACCTGGCGACGTTCTTCCTGATCTCGTTCGGCCTGGTGCTCTACGGCGCCATCACGCTGCTCGGCAACCCGCTGGCCGAGCGCCGGACCGCCACCGCCGTGTTCCCCGACGCCTCGGGCCTGCTCGAGGACTTCAGCGCCTCGATGAACGGCGTGGTCATCGGCCAGGTGACCGACGTCGAACTGGAGGGCGATGCCGCACGGGTGACGGTCTCGCTCGACCCCGGCCAGGAGCTGCCCGGTGACGTCGAGGCCAGCATCGTGCGGGCCAGCGCGGTCGGCGAGCAGCGCATCGAGTTCACACCGATGCGAGGAGGCGACGAGCCCCCGTTGCCCGACGGCGCCGAGGTCCCGGTGGCCGAGAACAGCGACCCGCCGCAGATCAGCCGGGTGATCGACACCCTCAACGGCCTGCTCGAGGCCATCCCCCCGGAGGACCTCAACACCGTCGTGCACGAGTCGGCGACGGCGCTGCGGGGCCGCGAGGACGACCTGCGGGCGCTCACCCGGAACCTCGACGTGGTGAACCGGGAGTTCGTCGAGCACGAGGCGGAGTTCCGCGAGCTGCTCGAGTCGTCGCCCGCGGTGCTCGACGCCCTCACCGAGGTGGCTCCCGAGCTTCGCAGCGCGGTCGCCAACACGGCCGACCTCACCGGGGTGCTCGCCGCCCGTCGCGACGACCTGACCGAGCTGATGCGCAACGGCGCCGACCTCGGCGACGTCGCCGACGACCTGGTCACGTCGCAGTCGGCCAACCTGGCCTGCCTGGCCAGCGACTTCGCCGCCCTGTCGGACTTCGCGGCCAGCCCCGGCCCGCTGGCCGACCTCGACTACTCCCTGGAGAACAACCAGAACTTCTTCGGTCCCGTGAACGCGCTGGCCGTGAAGGGTCACGCCATCGGGTTCCCCGAGTACGGCAGTGTCGAGCGCAATGACCAGGGGTGGCTGCGGGTCCAGACGATGGTCCCGCCGGGCGAGCCGCCGGCCAGCCGGTACTCGC of Acidimicrobiales bacterium contains these proteins:
- a CDS encoding MCE family protein; this encodes MVSKRVLVNLATFFLISFGLVLYGAITLLGNPLAERRTATAVFPDASGLLEDFSASMNGVVIGQVTDVELEGDAARVTVSLDPGQELPGDVEASIVRASAVGEQRIEFTPMRGGDEPPLPDGAEVPVAENSDPPQISRVIDTLNGLLEAIPPEDLNTVVHESATALRGREDDLRALTRNLDVVNREFVEHEAEFRELLESSPAVLDALTEVAPELRSAVANTADLTGVLAARRDDLTELMRNGADLGDVADDLVTSQSANLACLASDFAALSDFAASPGPLADLDYSLENNQNFFGPVNALAVKGHAIGFPEYGSVERNDQGWLRVQTMVPPGEPPASRYSPLRATPDIAPGGACVNGFGRGAGPATQADPPEPTRRGAYDEPATVPVDLAAVDGSSAGATSDQDAPAGGTGDTPRGDDTEASRGGATEPEPAAGEAAAPIRSDQPTGDDGIDWFTVAAGVVFLLAVAGIVKVVGALRRSHAR